One Marinibacterium anthonyi genomic region harbors:
- the fghA gene encoding S-formylglutathione hydrolase: METVSENRSFGGTQGVYTHSSAACNCDMTFGLFLPEDAKDGPVPLLWYLSGLTCTHENAMTKAGAQAWAAEQGIALIFPDTSPRGDDVADDDAYDLGKGAGFYVNATQDPWAKHFKMWDYVVDELPALVAGEFPLDMERQSITGHSMGGHGALTIAMNTPGRFKSVSAFSPICNPMGSDWGRKQLTAYLGGTETAWAKHDASHLMREKGFDGPVLMDTGSTDQFIDLLRPEIMADAIASHRQPAVFRLQKGYDHSYFFVSSFMEEHVAFHAEALFG; this comes from the coding sequence ATGGAAACCGTATCCGAAAACAGAAGCTTCGGCGGCACCCAGGGGGTCTATACGCACAGCTCCGCCGCCTGCAATTGCGACATGACCTTTGGTCTGTTCCTGCCCGAGGACGCCAAGGACGGCCCGGTGCCGCTGCTGTGGTACCTGTCGGGTCTGACCTGCACCCATGAAAACGCCATGACCAAGGCCGGCGCCCAGGCCTGGGCCGCCGAACAGGGCATCGCGCTGATCTTTCCCGACACCTCGCCGCGCGGCGACGACGTGGCCGACGACGATGCCTATGACCTGGGCAAGGGCGCCGGGTTCTACGTGAACGCCACCCAGGATCCCTGGGCGAAGCATTTCAAGATGTGGGATTACGTGGTCGACGAGCTGCCCGCGCTGGTGGCCGGGGAATTCCCGCTGGACATGGAACGCCAGTCGATCACCGGCCATTCCATGGGCGGCCACGGCGCGCTGACCATCGCGATGAACACGCCCGGCCGGTTCAAGTCGGTCTCGGCCTTCTCGCCGATCTGCAATCCGATGGGGTCGGACTGGGGCCGCAAGCAGCTGACCGCCTACCTGGGCGGCACCGAAACCGCATGGGCCAAGCACGACGCGTCGCACCTGATGCGCGAGAAGGGGTTCGACGGGCCGGTGCTGATGGATACCGGGTCGACCGACCAGTTCATCGACCTGCTGCGCCCCGAGATCATGGCCGACGCCATCGCCTCGCACCGGCAGCCGGCCGTGTTCCGCCTGCAGAAGGGGTATGATCACAGCTACTTCTTCGTGTCGAGCTTCATGGAAGAGCATGTCGCCTTCCACGCCGAGGCGCTGTTCGGCTGA
- a CDS encoding auxin efflux carrier, which produces MVEIFLRTLPFFAIIGVGFIAGRTRFFTPEATGYLTKFVFFFALSAMLFRFSASLSLADVINWNLVLGYLCGTATVYAIATGVAFLRGLNMQTAAVEAQCAAIGNVGFLGLPMFITLFGEGAIGPNMLVLTVDLIVFSSLIVILVNAGRTGRLSLATFGQIGLGLLKNPMIVSIVAGLGWSALDIPIPRPMDEFLVMLGASATPGALFAIGASLAGKSAERVAIAGWLSTCKLILHPLFVAIGVLWLFPVDPFAAMVTISAASLPVAGNVFMLAQHYGIAPQRASAAILISTTVSILTVPLVIAWVGG; this is translated from the coding sequence ATGGTCGAGATCTTCCTGAGAACCCTTCCCTTTTTTGCGATCATCGGCGTCGGGTTCATCGCCGGGCGGACGCGCTTCTTTACGCCCGAGGCGACCGGCTACCTGACCAAGTTCGTCTTCTTCTTCGCGCTTTCGGCGATGCTGTTCCGGTTTTCGGCCTCGCTGTCGCTGGCCGACGTGATCAACTGGAACCTTGTGCTGGGCTACCTGTGCGGCACGGCGACCGTCTACGCGATCGCCACCGGCGTGGCTTTCCTGCGCGGGCTGAACATGCAGACCGCCGCGGTCGAGGCGCAATGCGCGGCGATCGGCAACGTCGGGTTCCTGGGCCTGCCGATGTTCATAACCCTGTTCGGCGAAGGGGCGATCGGGCCCAACATGCTGGTGCTGACCGTCGATCTGATCGTGTTTTCCAGCCTGATCGTCATCCTGGTCAACGCGGGCCGCACCGGCCGGCTGTCGCTGGCCACCTTCGGGCAGATCGGGCTGGGGCTGCTGAAGAACCCGATGATCGTGTCGATCGTGGCGGGGCTGGGCTGGTCGGCGCTGGATATTCCGATCCCGCGGCCGATGGACGAATTCCTGGTGATGCTGGGCGCCTCGGCCACACCCGGCGCGCTGTTCGCGATCGGTGCGTCGCTGGCGGGCAAATCGGCGGAACGGGTGGCGATCGCGGGCTGGCTGAGCACCTGCAAGCTGATCCTGCATCCGCTGTTCGTGGCGATCGGCGTGCTGTGGCTGTTCCCGGTGGATCCTTTCGCGGCGATGGTCACGATCTCGGCGGCGTCGCTGCCGGTGGCGGGCAACGTCTTCATGCTGGCCCAGCATTACGGGATCGCGCCGCAGCGGGCATCGGCCGCCATCCTGATATCGACCACCGTCAGCATCCTCACCGTGCCGCTGGTCATCGCCTGGGTCGGGGGCTGA
- the acnR_2 gene encoding HTH-type transcriptional repressor AcnR, translating to MGDTTSVVRTGRKFDQVLAGAREVFMADGFEGASVDDIAKAAGVSKATLYSYFPDKRLLFMEVAKHECHRMAEETEARIDSTKPVPEVLTLAAVEIVTFLTSAFGQQIHRICVAEAERFPELGRAFYENGPERGRERLAVYLRKMVSAGEMVIEDVPLAAEQFSELCKCRLWTRAVFGVQTDFTRDEIRFVATEAVKTFLARYGACKA from the coding sequence ATGGGTGACACCACCTCTGTGGTGCGCACGGGCCGCAAGTTCGACCAGGTCCTTGCCGGCGCGCGCGAGGTGTTCATGGCGGACGGTTTCGAAGGGGCCAGCGTCGATGACATCGCGAAGGCGGCCGGCGTATCGAAGGCGACGCTCTACAGCTATTTCCCGGACAAGCGGCTGTTGTTCATGGAAGTCGCCAAGCACGAATGCCACCGCATGGCCGAGGAAACCGAGGCCCGGATCGACAGTACCAAGCCCGTGCCCGAAGTCCTGACGCTTGCCGCGGTCGAGATCGTGACCTTCCTGACATCGGCCTTCGGACAGCAGATCCACCGAATCTGCGTGGCCGAAGCCGAACGCTTTCCCGAACTGGGCCGCGCCTTTTATGAAAACGGCCCCGAACGCGGCCGCGAACGGCTGGCGGTCTACCTGCGCAAAATGGTCAGCGCCGGCGAAATGGTGATCGAGGACGTGCCGCTCGCGGCCGAACAATTCTCGGAACTCTGCAAGTGCCGGCTCTGGACCCGGGCGGTTTTCGGCGTGCAGACCGATTTCACCCGGGACGAGATCCGCTTTGTCGCGACCGAGGCGGTCAAGACCTTCCTGGCCCGCTACGGCGCCTGCAAGGCGTGA